In Raphanus sativus cultivar WK10039 chromosome 5, ASM80110v3, whole genome shotgun sequence, the following proteins share a genomic window:
- the LOC130495209 gene encoding protein SAMBA: MNGASPAHSSVSTTAVAGGGGSSGAAAGLDDFPFPPDIPSMQDRKDDAMRVLKTDLMDELDKEVKSLEQDSWMFQGPRSRIHLISRRGNFLRRDGEAVLKSNIVQLPR; the protein is encoded by the exons ATGAACGGCGCATCTCCAGCTCATTCGTCGGTATCGACAACAGCCGTAGCAGGAGGCGGTGGAAGCAGCGGAGCCGCAGCTGGACTAGACGATTTCCCTTTTCCACCCGATATTCCTTCTATGCAGGATCGAAAGGACGATGCCATGCGAG TTTTGAAAACTGATTTGATGGATGAGCTAGACAAGGAGGTTAAATCATTGGAACAAGACAGTTGGATGTTCCAAGGTCCTCGTTCTCGTATCCATCTTATCTCCAGAAGAG GTAACTTTCTCAGGCGAGACGGTGAGGCTGTGTTAAAATCAAACATTGTTCAGCTGCCCAGAtga
- the LOC130512733 gene encoding uncharacterized protein LOC130512733 gives MFNGNGGWGDFNGNGGWGGFNGRAVSDDEVEEAQDFDVVQEPGRFDDSEPFWANEEDVEEMWNLFDMKEIQEIQQIIGNNNHLALHQMEDHVNHPGLQQIENNGNHLSLQQIVHNGGVEPTENNGGLRPMLENIEEQLNLEDDPGLQQITGLQQPPHVCNGLMDNLVNLEWLYILTTMNHEPGRSGGSQAHNGGVIVDFNGLGESDEEEEAAAAFGEIAELEPEALEDLGPYWVDDVDNGQEQWNLLNMDPPPDEFFDGVDNDIQGMFGGED, from the coding sequence ATGTTTAACGGTAACGGAGGTTGGGGCGACTTTAATGGTAACGGAGGTTGGGGAGGCTTCAACGGAAGAGCTGTATCGGATGACGAGGTAGAAGAAGCCCAAGATTTTGATGTAGTCCAAGAACCAGGGCGCTTTGATGATTCAGAACCATTTTGGGCTAACGAGGAAGATGTGGAAGAGATGTGGAATCTTTTCGATATGAAAGAGATTCAAGAGATTCAACAGATCATAGGCAATAATAATCATCTCGCTTTGCATCAGATGGAGGATCATGTGAATCATCCCGGTTTGCAGCAAATAGAGAATAATGGGAATCATCTCAGCCTGCAACAGATAGTGCACAATGGTGGTGTGGAGCCAACAGAGAATAATGGTGGTTTGCGGCCGATGCTAGAGAACATCGAAGAGCAGCTCAATTTGGAAGATGATCCTGGTTTGCAACAGATTACTGGTTTGCAACAGCCACCGCATGTCTGTAATGGATTGATGGATAATCTCGTTAACTTGGAATGGCTATATATTCTCACTACAATGAATCATGAACCAGGACGTTCTGGCGGTTCACAAGCGCATAATGGTGGAGTGATTGTTGATTTTAACGGTTTAGGGGAatcagatgaagaggaagaagcagcAGCAGCTTTTGGAGAAATCGCAGAACTCGAACCAGAAGCATTGGAAGATTTGGGACCATACTGGGTTGACGATGTAGACAACGGGCAAGAGCAGTGGAATCTGTTAAACATGGATCCTCCTCCAGATGAGTTTTTTGATGGCGTGGACAATGATATTCAAGGAATGTTTGGTGGTGAAGACTGA
- the LOC108837327 gene encoding uncharacterized protein LOC108837327: MRRRNHDRRYIRRDGGNTPVVNPADDHPQSDHQQEDTTSPDRSSAASPSTSQPSQNLDHPTKPRRIRRRRGGAKSTPPSAEKSEVNSTGTDAADCLADELSALDLKQNSNPVDNDNSIGNTEEKLHLSSGAETEETVDAAAGDETKEDIMLTILNDLRSTVIEPDLTDEQLMLNDQLQEDELLALGYIYGGNMFILERHKDMRYFQIHVNVEATSEHTISAKLKLQADSSNESEEDFLYSFQAQHLPPIVLTCLLPNAYPSHSPPYYLISVQWMNPDKISSLCSMLDSIWTEQPGQEVLYQWADWLQNSSVSHLGFDNEIVLGPYGVTCSSRDKRAVSGSRSPDADIPYIRSYDEEKRRESFLESLHECCICFSESAGFDFVKLPCEHFFCVKCMKTYTDIHVSEGTVNKLQCPDSKCGEIVPPGVLKRLLGDEAYQRWETLMLQKTLESMTDVAYCPRCETPCIEDEDQFALCFKCYYSFCTLCNEKRHVGGTCMSPELRLQILEERQSSSRLGDEQRRKEREMINEMISVSVIKQSAKQCPSCKMAISRTGGCNKMVCNNCGQFFCYRCNKAITGYEHFREGTCELFPQDAIQEWNEMNERQVFQIQAQLFAPHGQFPQRGQICPNCRQFNLKAGNNNHLFCWACQAHFCYLCKKVVKRCAQHYGPKGCKQHTDG, translated from the exons ATGAGGCGAAGGAATCACGACCGCCGCTACATCCGCCGTGACGGCGGAAATACTCCGGTCGTGAATCCAGCCGACGATCATCCCCAATCGGATCATCAGCAAGAAGACACGACCTCACCGGATCGGTCCTCTGCTGCTTCCCCCTCTACTTCTCAGCCCTCGCAGAACCTCGATCATCCCACAAAACCGCGCCGTATCCGGCGCCGCCGTGGTGGAGCAAAGTCAACACCTCCCTCCGCGGAGAAATCAGAGGTGAATTCAACCGGAACCGATGCTGCTGATTGCTTGGCCGATGAGTTAAGCGCCTTAGACCTCAAACAGAATTCGAATCCGGTTGATAATGATAATTCAATTGGAAACACGGAGGAGAAGCTTCATCTCAGTTCTGGCGCTGAGACTGAAGAAACCGTTGATGCTGCTGCTGGTGATGAGACAAAGGAAGATATCATGTTGACAATTCTCAATGATTTGCGATCTACCGTCATTGAACCGGATCTAACCGATGAGCAACTAATGTTGAATGATCAGTTACAGGAAGATGAG CTACTGGCACTAGGGTACATTTATGGAGGTAACATGTTCATCCTTGAACGCCATAAAGATATGCGATACTTTCAG atTCATGTAAACGTTGAGGCAACTAGTGAACATACCATCTCTGCAAAGCTTAAATTACAAGCTGACTCAAGCAACGAGTCAGAGGAGGATTTCCTGTACTCCTTCCAAGCCCAGCACCTTCCTCCGATTGTGTTGACATGTTTGTTACCAAACGCTTATCCTAGCCACTCGCCGCCTTACTACTTGATAAGCGTTCAGTGGATGAACCCTGATAAGATCTCGAGCCTCTGCTCCATGCTGGATTCGATATGGACCGAACAGCCAGGGCAAGAAGTCTTATACCAGTGGGCAGACTGGTTACAGAACTCCTCTGTCTCTCATCTCGGATTTGATAACGAGATTGTTCTTGGTCCTTACGGCGTTACATGTTCTTCTAGAGATAAACGCGCTGTCTCTGGAAGTCGTTCGCCTGATGCAGACATCCCTTATATCAGGAGTTACGACGAAGAGAAACGACGTGAGAGCTTCCTCGAGAGCTTGCACGAGTGCTGTATATGTTTCTCTGAATCTGCGGGTTTCGACTTTGTCAAGTTACCGTGTGAGCATTTCTTTTGTGTGAAATGCATGAAGACGTATACAGACATACATGTCTCTGAAGGCACGGTTAACAAGCTCCAGTGTCCGGATTCGAAATGCGGAGAGATTGTGCCTCCTGGTGTATTGAAGAGATTGCTGGGAGATGAAGCGTATCAACGTTGGGAAACTCTTATGTTACAGAAGACACTGGAGTCCATGACTGATGTTGCTTACTGTCCTAGATGTGAAACCCCCTGCATAGAAGACGAGGATCAGTTTGCTCTGTGTTTCAAATGCTACTACAGTTTCTGTACTCTCTGTAACGAAAAGCGACACGTGGGAGGTACCTGTATGAGCCCGGAGCTCAGGCTTCAAATCTTGGAG GAACGTCAGAGTTCGTCACGTCTTGGAGATGAACAAAGGCGAAAAGAAAGGGAAATGATTAATGAGATGATCAGCGTGAGTGTGATAAAGCAAAGCGCAAAGCAGTGCCCGTCTTGCAAAATGGCTATCTCAAGAACCGGTGGCTGTAATAAAATGGTTTGTAATAACTGTGGCCAGTTCTTTTGCTACCGTTGCAACAAAGCTATCACTGGTTATGAACATTTCAG AGAGGGAACATGTGAGCTATTCCCACAGGACGCGATCCAAGAATGGAATGAAATGAATGAGCGACAAGTTTTTCAGATTCAAGCTCAGTTGTTTGCACCACACGGTCAGTTTCCACAGCGCGGTCAGATATGTCCTAATTGCCGCCAGTTCAACCtaaag GCGGGAAACAACAATCACTTGTTTTGCTGGGCGTGTCAAGCACATTTCTGTTACCTCTGCAAGAAAGTGGTGAAGCGATGTGCTCAGCATTATGGACCAAAGGGTTGCAAGCAGCACACTGATGGGTAA
- the LOC108837952 gene encoding ubiquinol oxidase 3, mitochondrial has product MSSRSIYRTLRPVLSSGLGTGHGIKGHVMSHLPIIRFLSSDTSPSATGNSQSENPVRTTDGKVISTYWGIPPTKITKPDGSAWKWNCFQPWDSYKPDVSIDVTKHHKPSNFTDKFAYWTVQTLKIPVQLFFQRKHMCHAMLLETVAAVPGMVGGMLLHLKSLRRFEHSGGWIKALLEEAENERMHLMTFIELSQPKWYERAIVFAVQGVFFNAYFLSYVISPKLAHRITGYLEEEAVNSYTEFLNDIDAGKFENSPAPAIAIDYWRLPKDATLRDVVFVIRADEAHHRDINHYASDIQFQGRELKEAPAPIGYH; this is encoded by the exons ATGTCCTCCAGATCGATTTACCGTACTCTACGACCGGTGCTATCCTCCGGTTTAGGTACTGGACATGGAATAAAGGGACATGTCATGAGCCACTTGCCCATTATTCGGTTTTTGAGCTCCGACACGTCACCTTCGGCAACTGGGAATAGCCAGTCGGAAAATCCCGTCCGAACCACCGACGGCAAAGTCATATCCACTTATTGGGGTATACCTCCGACTAAGATTACTAAACCGGACGGTTCAGCTTGGAAGTGGAATTGTTTTCAACCATGGGATTCATACAAACCGGACGTGTCCATTGATGTAACCAAACATCACAAACCGTCCAATTTCACTGACAAATTCGCATATTGGACCGTCCAAACTCTGAAAATACCGGTTCAACTATTTTTTCAG AGGAAGCATATGTGCCATGCAATGTTGCTGGAGACCGTGGCGGCGGTGCCAGGAATGGTGGGAGGGATGCTTTTGCACTTGAAATCTCTACGGAGGTTCGAACATAGTGGCGGATGGATCAAAGCTTTGCTCGAAGAGGCCGAGAACGAGCGTATGCATCTCATGACCTTCATCGAACTCTCACAACCCAAATG GTACGAACGGGCGATTGTGTTTGCGGTCCAAGGTGTTTTCTTCAACGCATATTTCTTGTCTTATGTAATTTCTCCGAAACTTGCTCACCGTATCACTGGATACTTAGAAGAAGAAGCTGTCAATTCTTATACCGAATTTCTCAATGACATTGATGCCGGAAAGTTTGAAAACTCACCAGCTCCGGCCATCGCGATTGATTACTGGCGGTTGCCTAAAGATGCGACGCTGAGGGACGTGGTTTTTGTTATCCGAGCTGACGAAGCTCACCACCGAGATATTAACCATTATGCTTCG GACATACAATTTCAAGGACGCGAGCTCAAGGAAGCTCCAGCTCCGATTGGATATCACTAA
- the LOC108858417 gene encoding uncharacterized protein LOC108858417 → MEPSSICSSAISIISKQMESMSMTNGVLRRTKTIPQSRYSPYSSGSTSLSKQKEKQKEEAIRLGTELSIFVAEATFLLSNDIYSAVSFGCWLCKNVGNENYEGPVVGRLSCVFLHVFETYILSKMEAWCHDGDNSKQWELITASTQHFSFTVEALDRIVSVLKNGEVVKPSCLEYYNQEMKNLEEKLRSAKHVSQANGFEMNAIKATVPQMWMSLFQATPQGINPKISSNMSENYPR, encoded by the exons ATGGAGCCCTCCTCAATATGTTCCTCAGCTATCTCGATCATCTCCAAACAGATGGAATCAATGTCAATGACAAATGGTGTTCTCCGTCGTACCAAAACGATTCCACAGTCTAGATATTCTCCTTACAGTTCGGG CAGTACTAGTTTAAGCAAGCAGAAGGAGAAGCAAAAAGAAGAGGCTATACGACTTGGAACTGAGCTCTCAATCTTTGTGGCTGAAGCAACGTTCCTATTATCTAATGACATATATTCTGCGGTTTCGTTTGGTTGCTGGCTATGCAAGAACGTAGGGAACGAAAACTACGAAGGTCCGGTAGTGGGGAGGCTGTCTTGTGTTTTCCTTCACGTGTTTGAAACATATATCTTATCCAAAATGGAAGCGTGGTGTCACGATGGTGATAATTCAAAGCAATGGGAACTAATCACTGCGTCTACCCAGCATTTTTCTTTTACCGTCGAAGCTTTGGATCGCATTGTATCGGTTCTCAAGAATGGTGAAGTAGTGAAACCGTCTTGTCTTGAATACTACAACCAAGAAATGAAGAACCTAGAGGAGAAGTTGAGGTCTGCCAAGCATGTTTCACAGGCTAATGGGTTTGAGATGAATGCTATAAAGGCTACAGTTCCGCAGATGTGGATGTCACTATTTCAAGCAACACCCCAGGggataaaccctaaaataaGCTCCAATATGTCAGAGAACTACCCAAGATGA
- the LOC108858418 gene encoding uncharacterized protein LOC108858418 produces MDIVSMMQRLLPGNTKQPKYLPCTTRFTKEKQKEEVVKLGVELSLFVAETMFLLSDDIRSTLYFCFWLFKFPGKLNFNGPVFGRLFRVVEYVFITHIKPKNGIYHDGGISIHWQQFKALGPNFASVLRVLDRIVTILKNGGEVKLSGFGYCNQELKKVEEKLGYSKDVSEANEFVREGIKCDIFQLWKPLFGTTPEVINPITRVLELYGPLGKEVNQIACCQRLASLLI; encoded by the exons ATGGACATAGTGTCGATGATGCAACGACTTTTACCGGGTAACACGAAACAGCCTAAATATTTACCTTGCACTACAAG ATTTACAAAGGAGAAGCAGAAAGAGGAGGTTGTGAAACTAGGAGTTGAGCTCTCTCTCTTTGTGGCTGAAACAATGTTCCTATTATCTGATGACATACGTTCTACATTGTACTTCTGTTTTTGGCTATTTAAGTTTCCAGGGAAGCTAAATTTTAATGGACCGGTTTTTGGAAGGCTGTTTCGTGTTGTTGAATATGTGTTTATAACACATATCAAACCAAAGAATGGAATCTATCATGATGGTGGCATATCAATCCACTGGCAACAGTTCAAAGCGTTGGGACCAAATTTTGCTTCTGTATTAAGAGTTTTGGATCGTATTGTTACGATTCTAAAAAATGGTGGCGAAGTGAAATTGTCTGGTTTCGGCTACTGCAACCAGGAGCTTAAGAAGGTAGAAGAGAAGTTAGGGTATTCCAAGGATGTTTCCGAGGCGAATGAATTTGTGAGGGAAGGGATAAAGTGTGACATTTTTCAGTTGTGGAAACCTCTCTTTGGAACAACACCTGAAGTGATAAACCCTATCACAAGAGTTCTTGAGCTGTATGGGCCTCTTGGCAAAGAAGTTAACCAGATTGCATGTTGTCAGCGCCTTGCTTCTTTACTAATATGA
- the LOC108837423 gene encoding uncharacterized protein LOC108837423: protein MSGSLWVAWAHAELMKSVSFWDVKETAKGSWLWRKLLKLRPLAASFLRTEIQNGESSYFWTDDWLGTGRLIDETGELGPRYLGVPRHALVADVCESGVWQMRSRGRRVFPDTYDRIENARRPDESLGRDVIMWKHDDGIYKDQFSSARTWDQLRIRGHEVSWHHLVWFPQGVPRQAFIVWLAIRDRLSTGVRMRSWGLTQGCVFCGERDESRDHLFFACPVTYTIWTTLTAHLLGASANPDWTITVASLLRPNRPKLDTILLKMVFHSSVYLIWRERNSRRHQGPCRSTHTLIGQIDKAIRNRISSLKYVGNHKLAGLLTRWFEVYSR, encoded by the coding sequence ATGTCTGGTTCTCTTTGGGTTGCCTGGGCTCATGCTGAGTTAATGAAGTCAGTCTCATTCTGGGATGTTAAAGAGACTGCTAAGGGATCTTGGCTATGGCGTAAACTACTTAAGTTACGACCGCTGGCTGCTTCTTTCTTGCGAACAGAAATACAGAATGGTGAATCAAGTTATTTCTGGACTGATGACTGGCTAGGAACAGGAAGACTGATTGATGAAACAGGAGAGTTGGGGCCTCGTTATCTTGGGGTTCCTCGTCACGCACTTGTTGCTGATGTTTGTGAAAGTGGAGTTTGGCAAATGAGAAGTCGAGGTAGAAGAGTCTTTCCGGATACGTATGACAGAATTGAGAATGCTCGACGGCCAGATGAGTCTTTGGGCAGGGATGTGATTATGTGGAAGCATGATGATGGTATATATAAAGATCAGTTCTCTTCTGCTAGAACCTGGGATCAGTTAAGAATCAGGGGTCATGAGGTTTCCTGGCACCACTTGGTCTGGTTTCCCCAAGGAGTTCCTCGCCAAGCTTTCATTGTATGGTTGGCGATTCGAGATAGACTATCTACGGGAGTACGTATGCGGAGCTGGGGACTTACGCAAGGCTGTGTTTTCTGTGGAGAAAGGGATGAAAGTAGAGACCATTTATTTTTTGCTTGCCCTGTCACTTACACTATCTGGACTACTCTCACAGCACATCTTTTGGGAGCTTCTGCTAATCCTGACTGGACGATTACGGTTGCCTCTCTCCTGAGACCGAATCGACCTAAGTTGGATACTATTCTTCTGAAAATGGTCTTCCACTCTTCAGTGTATCTCATTTGGAGGGAACGCAATTCACGTCGGCACCAAGGGCCCTGTCGATCTACGCATACTCTGATTGGGCAGATTGACAAAGCCATTCGCAATAGGATCTCTTCTCTAAAGTATGTTGGGAATCACAAGCTAGCAGGTTTGCTTACAAGATGGTTTGAAGTTTACTCAAGATGA